A single Verrucomicrobiia bacterium DNA region contains:
- a CDS encoding RNA polymerase sigma factor: MAESEQLPVAAARLGQPEAWNTLFQRYELPLYAYVFELVRSEATSLDIVQETFIAASRHIGGLRDNARFGSWLFGIAHQKCIQHWRQRDRELPTDDEQLAEWPDDMDNPRELLIREEAAAEFMQALAQLPSPQRSALLLHFLEDFPLEEIARITGVSVGTVKSRLHYGKKALREILMDRNRA; encoded by the coding sequence GTGGCTGAATCCGAACAACTGCCGGTGGCCGCAGCCCGGCTGGGGCAACCGGAGGCGTGGAACACCCTGTTCCAGCGTTACGAATTGCCGTTGTATGCCTACGTTTTTGAATTGGTCCGCAGCGAAGCGACGAGTTTGGACATCGTCCAGGAAACCTTTATTGCCGCCTCACGGCACATCGGCGGCCTGCGCGACAATGCCCGGTTCGGAAGCTGGCTCTTTGGCATCGCGCACCAGAAATGCATCCAACATTGGCGCCAGCGCGACCGCGAACTGCCGACCGATGACGAGCAGTTGGCGGAATGGCCCGACGACATGGATAATCCGCGAGAGCTGCTCATTCGCGAGGAGGCAGCAGCGGAATTCATGCAGGCATTGGCGCAATTGCCGTCGCCGCAGCGTTCGGCGTTGCTGCTGCATTTCCTCGAGGATTTTCCGTTGGAAGAAATTGCGCGCATCACCGGCGTCAGCGTCGGGACGGTTAAATCCCGACTGCATTACGGGAAGAAAGCCTTGCGGGAAATTTTAATGGATCGGAATCGAGCATGA